The Vigna unguiculata cultivar IT97K-499-35 chromosome 11, ASM411807v1, whole genome shotgun sequence genomic sequence AAGAGAAAAAGGTGGTGTTAGGGATAAAAAGTGGAGATATAGTTTTAGCTTTCTAAAAGGAGACCTAGTACAATGCATAGAAAAATTGCAATGCAAGATAAGAAAGCAGGGCTAGTGGGCTTAGGCCAAGCCCACATGACTCACCCCACTGGGTTCCACATGGGCTTGACTGCGACGGAGGCAACAGGCACAATCTCGTAATTATCTCAAACTTTATTGGCATTTCGAATTGCCCAAACCATATATACCCCACGCGCTCCTTCACATCTACCACTCCACCTACCTACTCAACGCAACTCTTCAAACTTTCAAAATCCAAATTCCAAAACAAAACGCACTCAAACTCGGCTACGTTCCGTTCTGTTTATTTGTTCTTTCTTTAGACTGTTAGAGAATGTCGCCGTCGACGACCGGGAACTGCAGCAAAATCCGGCGCATTGTGCGCGTGCGGCAAATGCTTCTCCGGTGGCGGAGGAAGGCGCGGCTGGCGGCGTCGGACGTTCCGGCGGGACACGTGGCGGTGTGCGTGGGGCCCAGCCGGAGGAGGTTCATCGTGCGCGCCACCTACCTCAATCATCCGATCTTCAAGACGCTTCTCGCGAAAGCGGAAGAGGAATACGGTTTCTGCAACCACGGTCCTCTCGCTATTCCTTGTGACGAGTCTCTCTTCGAAGAGCTTCTCCGGGTCGTGGACCGACCCGTACCCGGATTGTGCACGCTCGAGGATTTAAGGAGACGGTGCCACGTGGGTGTGTCGAGTGGGAACTCTGAATCGTGGCCGTTGCTCCGTGATGAACTGATCTGCTGAGTTGACTCGGTTCTGAAAATACAATATTCATTGGTCACTAACTACTCTTTTTTGgggtttgtaatttttatcctaattaataatttttggtgagtttttttAGTTATTAGAGAGATTAAACGATGATAAGAGAGTAAGTCtgtatgattattattattattattttattcgtTGAAAGACTAGGATGTAATAGGTGAAATATTATCTGCTAATTGTAttgtaatttgtatttattaaaatatgcaaATTActatcaattttagaaaagtgtGTATTCAGTTTTGATCCttctttttgaataatttttgttCAGCACACATGGATTTGAATGaagtaatctaaaaaaaaaagtcaattccttcaaaacagaaataaatcccttattagaaaaataagaaaaaaatctaattcaatCTTTAAATATAAGAGACCTGTTGTTGTCTTGGTTTTTGAATGGACCAAGCAAAATATTTAGTTTCTGGTTGGATTTTTCataatcatattaaaatattagttaattttcaaaaacttatttttaattatgcatcAATTTGACGTagagttaattaaaattgattttttaatggAAAATTATTACGTGTTTGATTTCCAGAATCAATTGTGTTTCCAGaatcaatttaatttccaaaaacaattaaaaagtaaaaatatttttcttaagttaAAAGCAGTCGAAGAAGATTATGTAACTATAAAGCTACTTATAATTATTgttacaatataatatatattacacattatattcattattcctGCAAAACATTGactatgatatttatttaatacgTAACAAAGTGATTCTTGCATTTTTCACTCTTTGTTGTTAGAGTGAGATAGAAGTTTGAGaaaataatgtaacaaaaacaTGATGGCATATGAAAACtttgtaaaatgaaatttgaagATAGTTCACAATTCCAATTACAAAAATTCCTTAAGTTCgaagttaatataattttgttgactttttattattattgttaatggAAACCATGATTACATGTTAGAACTTAGGAGGTCTTTCTGGTCGGTATTATATGATGTCTATGGAAATTTTGGAGCCTTAAAAGGACATAAGCTTCATAGCATTGTTGACTTCTTTCGTTTTTTTGTATGTtgactttaaaatataagaaaaaaattaaagtataacaaatgtattaactaatttaaagattaaataagtGTATAAATGTAAAGATATActttaaatgataattaatgttattttaaaatttaaatgaatataaatataactaataaatataactttataaCATCTCTCatgctttaaaattttaaaattatgcttTGCACTTTGGAAGGCTCTCAATTTTCTGCCTTGCCACCATTTATTTTATTGCAGATTTACATCCACATGAACTATCTAGGGGTGTAGGTAGTAATTTTCATTTCAGAAGGTTCAatatataagatgaaaaatatattataaattattatattggatttaaatagtatttaaaaaatttataatgattcaaaataatataaagcttaaattaaaagaaaaaaatgagtattGAAATAAACTACGTaaattaaaatgacaaaataaaatatgaaaatatacatgtatgtaataaaatttaaaatttattgtcaGATTACTGCTTGCAATATTTCTTCTTTCGTCGATAGAAAAAACACAGATGTCAGTGTTATCAGTTTGTATGaagattaaatattaaactatctttagtttgaaaatattatattactctaaattatttattataatcgGCCACTGATAAttaactctttatttttttcttacgcTCTCTGACCATGATATATACT encodes the following:
- the LOC114169653 gene encoding indole-3-acetic acid-induced protein ARG7-like, with protein sequence MSPSTTGNCSKIRRIVRVRQMLLRWRRKARLAASDVPAGHVAVCVGPSRRRFIVRATYLNHPIFKTLLAKAEEEYGFCNHGPLAIPCDESLFEELLRVVDRPVPGLCTLEDLRRRCHVGVSSGNSESWPLLRDELIC